The Oscillatoria sp. FACHB-1407 DNA segment GCTAAATCTTCTAATGAACTTAATGAGTTAAATGCTTTACTAATTTCAGGATCTGAATCTATAAACTTACTTAATTCAATTAATAAAGATTTTGAGGTACTATTTGAAAGTTGCACCGAACTTTTCATTTCTTTAAAGAATGAAGGAGATTTTGTTTCTATGAGACCTACTAGCTCCCAAACTTTCTTATAGATTTCGTTAGAGTAGAGTTCTACGTTAATATCAGGACGCAGAAAAGTAAGGATTAAGTTTAGCCTATCCAATTTTGATAAAGAATCTGGCATAGTTGAATTAAATATTCAGACTGTAGTAAGTTTGAACTATTAGGTATGTTTGTAGATACCAGACTAGTTAACATTTTTCCTTCGCATTTAACTAAGTATATTACTCTAAATGAGACACAGGGGGTAGAACCTTAAGTTTTACTCCAAAAATATTTTTCCTCAACTAACGGACACATCCAACGGTTGGGGAAGCAGAGATTGAGGATTAATGGGTATTCCGGGAACGAGGGACCAAAACGTCTCTTAGCCCAAGCCGAAAGCACCATGAATAAGATTGACAGACCTGTCGTACATAGCAGCTTAATGTAATCAGAATTAAGACTATAGGTTTAGAAGATTTGGACTGTAGACTTCGTTTACAAGAAATTACCTTTGAGGTTGCTAAAGTGGTTCGGCATATCCGAAACGCTATCTACTCAGAAAGTATTGAAGTAATCGAACTTGTGTTTGACTCAGACCACCCTAGCAGTGGTCATCAATTATGGGTTAAGTCCTGATTTGGCAATTATTTCAGCCCCTAGCTGTTTCCCAGAACGAGCGCGGACATGCTTGTTCCTCAAGGTTTCTAGCTTTAATTGATAACGCGTCCTAGCAATGAGCTGCTTTAAGCAGGCTGACCTTAGAACCATAGCAAAGAACGATGGCACCACCTTTTCAAGTAATTGATGTCTGAGGAGTTTATACTTTTGCTCACCTTATGGTTTCGATTTTGAACTTCTGCTCACCTTATGATTGCAAAACTTAGAAAGCTATATAATGATGTGAACTAAAAAATGAGCAACTGGAGACCCCAGTTGCTCATCTTATGGTTACAAAATTGTTCAATTTATGGTTTCAGTCTCATTCTTCTCCAGAACTAGAGCATTCAATTGAGTGATATTCGGTTCAATGCTGATAGGCCTCTCGAATCCTGTAGAGAGCGTCTGTTTGCCTAAGAAAAGTGATAGAAACTCCACTGAATTACATTTCGTAGAGTTCTCAAATTTCTCTTTTGCCACTAATTAACGTGAATTCGGGATAGGAATTTCGGCAGTTAAAACCGCCGCTATCGGAGCAAAACCAACCTGCGTCGGTTCGTCAAATCCCGCATTTTCCGGAGTCCGCCGACGCGGACTTCGCTCTAGTACAGCAAAAAGTAAGTTTTGAAAGGGGTGAAGGGGTGGAACCCCTTCTTGGGAGCGAAACCCCCAAACCCCCTACATTGCAGAACTTTGTGTTCGCAACACTAGTAGCCGCGAATTCATTCGCCGGGCTCTTAAACCGAACTGACGTTAATTAAGAACTTGAACTTCTCACCAAAGCTATATTCCGTATGAGAAGAAGCTGGGGATCTGGGATATCACCTACAAAAATAACCCCCCTTCTACAAAGAAGAGAGGCAAACAAGAGATTCCAAGCGAGAGATTAGACGACCTTCAGATTGGGATATTCGCTAATCACATCGTCCGACGTGAGCACATCGCCTTCCGCTTGAGGACTCCACAACACCTCAACGGCTAACAACTGGTCACTAGGAATCGCACCAATTTGCGATAACGCCCGACGCACATCTTCGGTGCTATTTACCGCAGGCAGTTGTAACTTGCCCTGTGTGGCAACCAGGATTGTGGCAATGATGTATTCACCTGGAGCATCCGGAGTGGCTAACTCACCACCTGCCGCAGGCAATTCGCCACTCGTAGCCGCCTGTCTCAGTTGGTTGTTGACATTAGAAACGCTTTCACTGGTGAACTTGCTGCGTTCGGTTAACGCCAACCGATTAAACATGCCCTCTGCCGCAGGCAAGCTGGTTTGCTGAGAAGCAGACCCCGCATACACCCAATACTCAGGGTGACGCAGCAATGAGAGCGTCGTTTCCTGTAACACCTGGGTTAACCCTTCAGATGAACCCGTATTTGCAGTAGATGCCAAGCGGTTCAAGTCAGCCTGGAGCGATCGCGCCCCTGCCAATAAACCCACTTGTAGCTGGGCGATCGAGACGGTTTGGGTGCCGTAGCCGCTACCATAGCTGTCACTATACCCATCCACTTCACCCGTGCGACGGAAGCTTCTGACTAAAAAGCTGGCGATCGAGATAAACAACAGAATTGAAAACAGACCTCCAAAACCGCCACCAATGCCAAACACTGGGACGATGAAGGGGAAGCCAAAGCCACCACCCGGATAGTAGCCACCTCCGGGAGGAGTGTAGGTACGGCTGGGTGGAGCATAGGTGCGGCTGGGTGCTCTAAAGTTGCCACCACCAATTCGACCACCACTGCGTCCTGCCGCCAGGGCACCGCCCGCTTGACCCAAGACAAGCGTTACTACGAGGGCAAAGACCAGGAACGGCTTCACCAGGGGCTTAATAAATGCAAACAGTTTTTTGTACATAAGGATTGAGCCTATTCAAACTAACTCAGGGCGAATTGCGATGATGCCGACTGCAATTGGTTTGGCTCGTGACCGCAAATCCGAGTGATATAAGCAGATTCGGTTAACTAAACGTTACACATTGATTCATACCTCTAATTTACCGCCTTCCGAGGAGGATAGCGGGTGGGCTTAAGGCAGATTTTAGAGAGATAACCGTACAGAATAACGTTTTCGTGAAGCGACGCGATTAGTTTCGTGAAGCGACGCGATTAATCGCGTCTCTCCACGAAATCATCCACCACCCACGATGGTGACAATCTCCAGGCGATCGCCTTCCTTCACTTCCGTTGTGTCCCAAAATTGCCGATGCAGGATCTCACCGTTATATTCCACGGCAACCAGTCGCGGGTTCATGCCCAACTGCTCTAAAAGCTGCGGCAAGGACTTACCAGAGGAGCACTGACGGGTTTCACCGTTGACCTGGATCGTGATGTCGTTCACTGAATTCAATCCACTAGACATGATGGCGATCGCGTTGAGCGCGAGTAACTTGAGACAACAAGAATTGAGTGACGAGGGTGGGATCTTCGGCGTGCATAATGGCACGTACCACAGCAACGCGATCGGCACCCGACGCTACCACATCATTTATATTGTTGGCATCAATGCCGCCAATGGCAAACCAGGGAATCGGGGAGTGAGCGACCGCATGACGAATATAGTCATGTCCTGCCGCCGCTTTTCCGGCTTTGGTGGGCGTTTCGTAGACCGGGCCCACACCGATGTAGTCGGCTCTCTCTTGAATGGCGCGATGCATCTCATCCGGGTTCGTGGTCGAGCGACCGATAATGCGGTGAGAACCCAACACCTGACGGGCAAAGGCGATCGGCACATCCTGTTGCCCCAGATGCACGCCATCAGCATCGACAGCTAGTGCCAGATCGACGCGATCGTTCATGATGAAAAGGGCATCGTAGCGGTGGCAGATCTGTTTTAATTTCTCAGCGTTTTGTAGACGAACCGTATCGTCCGTCGATTTGTCGCGATATTGCACCAGGGTTAGCCCACCCCGGAGAGCCGCTTCTACGACAGAAAAGAGATTTTCTTGCGGAGACGTGACGAGATAGAGGGGCGATCGCGCCAGTTTGTGATGGCGTTGAGAACCAATCAAGTTACTTTCCAAGGTATAGACGCGGTAGCGCATCTGCTTACAAGCCGTTCCCATTTCCGGGGAATAGAGCTTGCCGTATTCTTCTAGAACCCGCAAAGCTTCTTGCACGCGACAGAAATTGGCTTGCAACACCTGTTGCAGGTTGGCGCGTTGTTCCTCGTTGGGGTGGCTCAACTCTGTCCCTGGATCACCGGGCGTATCTCGTGCCGCCCGAATCTCAGCCTTATGCCAGTGGGCTAACTCCTGTCGCAGGTGTTTGCACTCTGCTGTAAAATCAGCATGATTTAAGCCAAACCGACACCACTCTTCAATAATTCGCAGCCCTTCACGAGCACGGTCTAAGTTTGCATCCAAAATTCGATAGACGGCGTGTTCAATTGGATTGTTATGGCTATTTAGTTCGCCCATTCGTCTTCCTCGCAATATCTCCTCACTGCACCTTAAAGGCTATCTGGCATCAGTGCCTCATTGCCGCAATTTTTCTAGCAACCCCTCTCGCAGTTGCCGATCTGCCTCAAGCTGTTGTGCTGACTGTCTTGCTTGTTCTTCAGCTTAAAGCGTAACCAATAACAGGTGCCTGTTAGCACAACAAAAAAGTCAGATCCGCGAAAGTCCCGGTTCATGCTCTGGTTTTCGCTGTAGTAGACAAACATATTGCCGCCTACAAAGAAATCGGTGCGATCGCTAAAGACTTGTTGCACAGAACGAATCAAAACGTTCATGGCAATGCGGTGACGGTTGGTTGCCAACGGTTCTCCGTCGTCAAAAATCAAGTCAGTCGGGGGTGGCGGTGGAGTCCACTCCGGAGCAATCAGGGCTTGAGGTTGTTGAGTAGCATCTATTGACACGGTTGAGTCCCCAACGTTCACTCTCTCCTAGCATATAGCACCTGACAGAAGGGCGTAGTGCGATCGCAGGTTGATCAACAGTGCCTAACCAACAGCTTAAAGCTCATCGGGATTGGGGGTTAACGTCAGCAACGTTGAGGAATTTAGAGAGCTAGATCTGAAATCAATGGCTACTTGTTGTAATCACTTGAGCCTCTGGCTCCAAAATGCAGATACAATAACCCTTCTCAACACGAGTCACAATGGTTTCATCGCCACGTTGAGTGATCTTGCCGACTAGCTCAATCAACCGTTGCACGTCAGATTCCACTCGAAAAATACTGTAATAGTGATTATCAATTGCGATCGCCTGCAAAGGTTGGTCTAAATCGGGCACACAAATATCCACCTGCTGATATTGCTGCCGCGACACCAGAATGCGACACGTTGCAGGGGCAGGTAAGGAAACGGTTGACCCCTGACGGGTGAGATCCTTGAGAGATTGAGCATCCGGTTCCCATATCCAAATGCCGTAGACCTTGCTGGCTTTTGTAATGGCGATCTGGTCACCCCGATAGCTGAGCTTGACAATGATGCCTAGCAACTTACGGCAATCTGGAACTGCCTTGAAAAAACTATAGAAGCGATCGCCAATTTGAATAGCAGCAATGGGGCGGTCCAGATCAGGCACTTGAACTCGCCCCGATGAATATTGGTCACGAGACATCAGAATCAGGCAGGGAGCCGGACCTGCACGGTGAGCCGATAGGGGCTGAACCTGCAATTGCATCACTCGGACAATTAAGAGAGTATCACTTTATATTTTCAGCTAAAACACGAAGAATCAGCAATTTTATAGAAGAGAGAAAATTACATTCGCGATTTCGGTTCTGGGTAACGATACGTGAGCCACTTACTCGTTTGTAGTTTCATGCCTACCAGCATCTCAGCAAATCTCACTCCGGCAGCGACCGCATCAATACAAGGCACTCCTAAACGCTGAGTCAATTGTCGATCTAATCCACCCATCCCCGCACAGCCCAGAATAATGGCTTCCGCGCCATCGAGTGTTAGAGCCAGATGTCCCATTTTGGCTAATCCTTCGACGATCGCCTCTGGGTCTGACTCACAATCCAACACAGGTAGATCCACACAGCGAATCGAAGCACAGCGATCGCTCAAGCCTGTCTTCTTAACGATTGCCTCAACCATATGGTGACTGCGCTGTAACGTGGTTACCACCGACCATCGAGGGGCGATCGCATTTGCCGCATACATAGAGGCTTCGGCAATCCCAACCACAGGCTTCAGCGTCACCTCTCGCACCGCATCCACCCCCGGATCACCCCAGCACGCCAATACAAAGCCGTCAAACTCTGCTTCGTCCTTTTCCACCTCCGCCAGCACATGGGGAATTGCCAGATATTCGTCGTAATAGCTCTCGATCGATTCCGGACCGTGGGCAGGGCAGGTTGCTACTATTTCGGTGCCCGGTGCAGCGTGAGTAGCGGCAATGCGCCCAATCGAACTGGTCATTGCAGCACTAGTATTCGGATTGATGACCTTTAATCGCATAACGCTTAACTCGCAAAAGAAGGCAATCCCAAATTTACAGAATCAAGGCGATCGCAGCAGTCATCAACGATTCACTACGCCGTTATCTCTCCCTATCCTTTTGCTCCTGCCACTCTTGCAAACGATGCGTTACGCCGCGCTAACAGCACATTAGGCGATCGCTTTCAATGTTATGAATAGGTCGGCTCATAGGTAACAGGTTTGCGGAGTTTGCGGGTCGTCAAGAAAAATTCAATCTTCAATTCTCCCAGTTGCAGCAAATCCCCATCTTGAAGGGTGCGGCGTTCCCGGTGAATAAGGCGACGACGATTGACAAATGTTCCATTGCTACTGCCCACATCTGCAATATACACACCATCGATGGGATGATAGCCCACTACAGCATGGCAACGCGATACAGAACTATCGGGAATAGTGATGGCACAGGTCGCATCCCTTCCAATCAACCAGGTCGAATTACTTTCTACTAAACAATTTTTCTGGTCAGAATTGAGATTGGTCACTAAAAATGTGGTTTGGGCTGTCACCACAATTTGAATATAGGATGCAGTCAATTGACAGCGTTGAGGGCAGTCTAAAATACGTTGAGCAACAGCAATGACTTCATCTCGGTTGTAGTTACAATCTGCCAATAAAGCATCTGTTAAGGTTGGGTTTCGCTCTAAAAAACTCAGAGGATTGTGACCAGAAACACTGGAAGTTGTGAAGTTGAACATAACAATGGATTCACGCTGTGCGATGACAATGGTTTACAAATCGCCAGACCTTTAAACCCTGATTTAAAAATCGATCGCTATCTGAAAAAAGATATGTCAATGAAGCGTCACTCAACTAGAAACCCTAGTTTGAAAAGCACGTTAAAACTACCCTAATATCGGGCAAATTACCCTTAAGTTGTAGGCAATGTTTCAGCAGCGACTAATGTATTGAGATGCATCGAAGCGGTCTGAACTGGCAGATTGCACACATCTGATTTAGCACCTTCAGCCGCACTGATAGAACAGTTGAGGAAGATTAAATAGGATAGCTTCATGGTTGTGCAACCCTCACATCAGACAAGTTCATCAAAACTTTATAAAACGTCTTAAAAATGTGAGTTCTTTAAAGTTTTATTGAACCGACTTGTCCGTGATGATACCAATTTTCTACGAGAACTAAATTTTTACCCCTTTATGACGC contains these protein-coding regions:
- a CDS encoding DUF1517 domain-containing protein — translated: MYKKLFAFIKPLVKPFLVFALVVTLVLGQAGGALAAGRSGGRIGGGNFRAPSRTYAPPSRTYTPPGGGYYPGGGFGFPFIVPVFGIGGGFGGLFSILLFISIASFLVRSFRRTGEVDGYSDSYGSGYGTQTVSIAQLQVGLLAGARSLQADLNRLASTANTGSSEGLTQVLQETTLSLLRHPEYWVYAGSASQQTSLPAAEGMFNRLALTERSKFTSESVSNVNNQLRQAATSGELPAAGGELATPDAPGEYIIATILVATQGKLQLPAVNSTEDVRRALSQIGAIPSDQLLAVEVLWSPQAEGDVLTSDDVISEYPNLKVV
- the thiS gene encoding sulfur carrier protein ThiS, with amino-acid sequence MSSGLNSVNDITIQVNGETRQCSSGKSLPQLLEQLGMNPRLVAVEYNGEILHRQFWDTTEVKEGDRLEIVTIVGGG
- a CDS encoding thiamine phosphate synthase, with protein sequence MGELNSHNNPIEHAVYRILDANLDRAREGLRIIEEWCRFGLNHADFTAECKHLRQELAHWHKAEIRAARDTPGDPGTELSHPNEEQRANLQQVLQANFCRVQEALRVLEEYGKLYSPEMGTACKQMRYRVYTLESNLIGSQRHHKLARSPLYLVTSPQENLFSVVEAALRGGLTLVQYRDKSTDDTVRLQNAEKLKQICHRYDALFIMNDRVDLALAVDADGVHLGQQDVPIAFARQVLGSHRIIGRSTTNPDEMHRAIQERADYIGVGPVYETPTKAGKAAAGHDYIRHAVAHSPIPWFAIGGIDANNINDVVASGADRVAVVRAIMHAEDPTLVTQFLLSQVTRAQRDRHHV
- a CDS encoding aspartate/glutamate racemase family protein, which translates into the protein MRLKVINPNTSAAMTSSIGRIAATHAAPGTEIVATCPAHGPESIESYYDEYLAIPHVLAEVEKDEAEFDGFVLACWGDPGVDAVREVTLKPVVGIAEASMYAANAIAPRWSVVTTLQRSHHMVEAIVKKTGLSDRCASIRCVDLPVLDCESDPEAIVEGLAKMGHLALTLDGAEAIILGCAGMGGLDRQLTQRLGVPCIDAVAAGVRFAEMLVGMKLQTSKWLTYRYPEPKSRM
- a CDS encoding FHA domain-containing protein — protein: MFNFTTSSVSGHNPLSFLERNPTLTDALLADCNYNRDEVIAVAQRILDCPQRCQLTASYIQIVVTAQTTFLVTNLNSDQKNCLVESNSTWLIGRDATCAITIPDSSVSRCHAVVGYHPIDGVYIADVGSSNGTFVNRRRLIHRERRTLQDGDLLQLGELKIEFFLTTRKLRKPVTYEPTYS